One genomic region from Streptomyces venezuelae encodes:
- a CDS encoding transposase, which produces MSTSTKRRATTGAVSSLTVPLSVATSVGASGAGEEAYAELCSALFSGFPRRDQRLKAEQYLYGLLTAQGRKSIRNIAAQIGGPAAEQSLHHFVSSSTWDWQPMRAALARFLERNSCPQAWVVRPMPIPKAGEHSVGVDRRFDPERGQVFHGQQAFGVWFASDELSVPVNWRLFLPDPWVNDRTRRDRAEVPQEAGEETLEECAVAAALDTARWTDVTRKPVLLDIRGGAGRAALTRLAGAGVPVVARIGPGSRLAIADRSLPGFGAGPLSAVQILESLKGLRRPVSWVDTVAGVRTSRTSLATAVRVALPTPGGERMRPLVLLGEWDDPRRAPARVWISDLTHSPVGSLLRLTKLARRVERDFVEVGEGAGLRDFVGRSFRGWHRHITLASAAHAATLLASSEWEAAYDSGYASRRSAG; this is translated from the coding sequence GTGAGTACATCCACCAAGCGCAGGGCCACCACCGGGGCCGTCTCGTCCTTGACGGTTCCCCTGAGTGTCGCCACGTCCGTCGGTGCGTCCGGCGCGGGCGAGGAGGCCTACGCCGAGCTGTGTTCCGCGCTCTTCTCCGGCTTCCCGCGCCGCGACCAGCGCCTGAAGGCCGAGCAGTACCTGTACGGCCTTCTGACCGCGCAGGGCCGCAAGTCGATCCGGAACATCGCCGCGCAGATAGGCGGCCCTGCCGCCGAGCAGAGCCTGCACCACTTCGTCTCCAGCTCCACCTGGGACTGGCAGCCCATGCGGGCCGCGCTCGCCCGGTTCCTGGAGCGGAACAGCTGCCCGCAGGCCTGGGTGGTCCGGCCGATGCCGATCCCGAAGGCCGGGGAGCACTCGGTGGGCGTGGACCGGCGTTTCGACCCGGAGCGCGGTCAGGTCTTCCACGGCCAGCAGGCGTTCGGGGTGTGGTTCGCGAGCGACGAGCTGAGCGTCCCGGTCAACTGGCGGCTGTTCCTGCCGGACCCGTGGGTCAACGACCGCACGCGGCGCGACCGCGCGGAGGTTCCCCAGGAGGCCGGCGAGGAGACGCTGGAGGAGTGCGCGGTCGCCGCGGCGCTCGACACCGCCCGCTGGACGGACGTCACCCGCAAGCCGGTGCTGCTCGACATCCGCGGCGGCGCGGGCCGTGCGGCGCTCACCCGGCTCGCCGGGGCCGGGGTGCCGGTCGTGGCGCGGATCGGTCCGGGCTCGCGGCTGGCGATAGCGGACCGATCGCTGCCGGGCTTCGGCGCGGGGCCGCTGTCGGCGGTGCAGATCCTGGAGTCGCTCAAGGGCCTGCGCAGGCCGGTGAGCTGGGTGGACACGGTGGCCGGTGTGCGGACCTCGCGGACCTCGCTCGCCACGGCCGTGCGGGTCGCGCTGCCCACGCCGGGCGGGGAGCGGATGCGGCCGCTGGTGCTGCTCGGCGAGTGGGACGACCCGCGGCGGGCTCCGGCCCGGGTGTGGATCAGCGATCTGACCCACTCCCCCGTCGGCTCCCTGCTGCGTCTGACCAAGCTCGCGCGCCGGGTGGAGCGGGACTTCGTGGAGGTCGGCGAGGGGGCGGGGCTGCGGGACTTCGTGGGCCGTTCGTTCCGCGGCTGGCACCGCCACATCACGCTGGCCTCGGCGGCCCACGCGGCGACGCTCCTGGCCTCCTCGGAGTGGGAGGCGGCCTACGACTCCGGGTACGCGTCGAGGCGCTCGGCCGGCTGA
- the crcB gene encoding fluoride efflux transporter CrcB, whose translation MGTRGELRVVGAVAAGGALGATARYGAALLWPTPVHAFPWTTLTVNAAGCAALGVLMVLLTETRIRVAPHPLLRPFLGTGFCGGFTTFSTYALDTRRLLEAGDPARGLLYLGATLLTALAAVWAGGAVTRAVVPVRVTPT comes from the coding sequence ATGGGAACGCGCGGGGAGCTACGGGTCGTCGGGGCCGTCGCCGCCGGCGGGGCCCTCGGCGCGACCGCCCGCTACGGCGCCGCGCTCCTCTGGCCGACCCCGGTCCACGCCTTCCCCTGGACGACCCTCACGGTGAACGCCGCCGGCTGCGCCGCACTCGGCGTCCTCATGGTGCTGCTCACCGAGACCCGCATCCGCGTGGCTCCCCATCCGCTGCTCCGGCCGTTCCTCGGCACCGGGTTCTGCGGAGGGTTCACCACCTTCTCGACGTACGCGCTCGACACCCGGCGGCTGCTGGAGGCGGGCGACCCCGCCCGGGGCCTCCTCTATCTGGGCGCGACCCTGCTCACCGCCCTCGCCGCCGTCTGGGCGGGGGGCGCGGTCACCAGGGCGGTCGTACCGGTCCGGGTGACGCCCACGTGA
- the crcB gene encoding fluoride efflux transporter CrcB, translating to MNWLLVMAGAAVGAPLRYLTDRVAKARFGLGLPWGTFAVNVVGSFVLGLLTGVSSERLHLLLGTGLCGALTTYSTFSYETLKLYEGGAKGYAVLNVAGSLAAGLGAVWLGVETARPW from the coding sequence GTGAACTGGCTGCTGGTCATGGCGGGCGCCGCCGTCGGCGCACCCCTGCGCTATCTCACCGACAGGGTGGCGAAGGCCCGGTTCGGCCTCGGCCTTCCCTGGGGCACGTTCGCGGTGAACGTCGTCGGCTCGTTCGTCCTCGGCCTGCTCACCGGCGTCTCCTCGGAGCGGCTGCACCTGCTGCTGGGCACCGGCCTGTGCGGCGCCCTCACCACGTACTCGACCTTCTCGTACGAGACGCTGAAGCTGTACGAGGGCGGGGCGAAGGGGTACGCGGTGCTGAACGTGGCCGGCAGCCTGGCCGCCGGACTCGGAGCCGTATGGCTGGGAGTCGAGACGGCCAGGCCGTGGTGA
- the pucL gene encoding factor-independent urate hydroxylase: MSKHVLAQNQYGKAENRIVTVTRKGNDGAWHEIRDLNVSVALRGEYRDVHLTGDNGNCLPTDTTKNTVYAFAKEHGVDSPEAFGILLARHFVTSQPVIHEAQIRIEEYAWERISVPTRKEQHSFVREGQEVRTAQITYSGTTGLQVLSGLKELTVMNSTNSEFHGFIKDRYTTLQEAYDRILATKVTARWANSASAAADAEHDWDRSYDKVRRHLLEAFAETYSYSLQQTLHAMADRVLDHVSTVNEVRLNLPNKHHFLVDLEPFGLKNDNEVYFAADRMYGLIEGTIHRDGVQPVIATSDWITA, from the coding sequence ATGAGCAAGCACGTCCTGGCCCAGAACCAGTACGGCAAGGCCGAGAACCGCATCGTCACGGTCACCCGCAAGGGCAACGACGGCGCGTGGCACGAGATCCGCGACCTGAACGTGTCGGTGGCGCTGCGCGGTGAGTACCGCGACGTCCACCTGACCGGCGACAACGGCAACTGCCTGCCCACCGACACCACCAAGAACACGGTCTACGCCTTCGCCAAGGAGCACGGCGTCGACTCCCCCGAGGCCTTCGGCATCCTCCTCGCCCGGCACTTCGTGACCTCGCAGCCGGTCATCCACGAGGCGCAGATCCGGATCGAGGAGTACGCCTGGGAACGGATCTCCGTGCCGACGCGCAAGGAGCAGCACTCCTTCGTGCGCGAGGGCCAGGAGGTCCGCACCGCGCAGATCACCTACTCGGGGACCACCGGCCTCCAGGTCCTCTCGGGCCTGAAGGAGCTGACGGTGATGAACTCGACGAACTCCGAGTTCCACGGCTTCATCAAGGACAGGTACACGACGCTCCAGGAGGCGTACGACCGCATCCTCGCCACCAAGGTGACCGCCCGCTGGGCGAACTCGGCCTCGGCGGCGGCGGACGCGGAGCACGACTGGGACCGCTCGTACGACAAGGTGCGGCGCCACCTGCTGGAGGCGTTCGCGGAGACGTACAGCTACTCGCTCCAGCAGACCCTGCACGCGATGGCCGACCGGGTCCTGGACCACGTCTCCACCGTCAACGAGGTCCGGCTCAACCTCCCGAACAAGCACCACTTCCTCGTGGACCTGGAGCCGTTCGGGCTGAAGAACGACAACGAGGTGTACTTCGCGGCCGACCGGATGTACGGCCTGATCGAGGGCACGATCCACCGTGACGGCGTCCAGCCGGTGATCGCGACCAGCGACTGGATCACCGCGTAG